A single region of the Malus sylvestris chromosome 8, drMalSylv7.2, whole genome shotgun sequence genome encodes:
- the LOC126631046 gene encoding beta-glucosidase 12-like isoform X2: MKNLGVDANRFSIAWTRILPNGSLNGRINQEGLDHYNNVIDELLKNGIQPFVTLLHFDPPQALTDKYGGVLSRSFVADFKDYCELCFKTYGDRVKNWITINEPLIMAKLGYDLGVGPPARCSVPVKEHAPACTGGNSGTEPYTVSHNLLLAHATVVNLYRDKFLGDQGGQIGISLVGQYDEPFSNSVEDKAAAKRLMDFEIGWYMEPLVYGDYPKIMRLLAKRRIPTFTVEEKKLMKGSFDFIGVNYYTARFGRYLPRKPGAPIAYSSDTFARAVTENKDRVLIGPKAQGIDFIYSYPQGLQKLLEFMNQNYQCPTVYITENGITEAKLDKSLKDPHRIQYILEHLYRIKMAMKNGVNVKGYFHWSLLDNFEFRQGFVPKFGLYYVDRNNNLTRIPKESAKWLPKFLNDNA; encoded by the exons ATGAAGAACCTTGGAGTCGATGCCAACAGATTTTCTATTGCCTGGACCAGGATTCTTCCTA ACGGAAGCTTGAATGGTAGAATAAATCAAGAGGGCCTTGATCACTACAACAATGTGATCGATGAATTACTGAAGAATG GCATCCAACCCTTTGTGACCCTCTTGCACTTTGACCCACCACAAGCCTTGACGGACAAGTACGGAGGAGTCCTGAGCCGCTCTTTTGT GGCTGATTTCAAGGACTACTGCGAGCTATGCTTTAAAACCTATGGCGATAGGGTAAAAAATTGGATCACAATCAACGAGCCACTGATTATGGCCAAGCTGGGTTATGACCTTGGAGTTGGTCCACCAGCCAGGTGCTCGGTTCCTGTGAAAGAACATGCTCCTGCATGTACAGGCGGAAATTCCGGCACTGAGCCATACACTGTGAGCCATAACCTTCTCCTTGCCCATGCTACCGTTGTCAACCTCTACAGAGATAAGTTTCTC GGAGATCAAGGTGGTCAAATCGGAATCAGTCTGGTTGGGCAGTATGATGAGCCATTTTCTAATTCAGTAGAAGACAAGGCAGCGGCAAAGAGACTAATGGACTTTGAAATTGGGTG GTATATGGAACCGTTAGTATATGGAGACTACCCGAAAATTATGAGACTCTTAGCCAAGCGAAGGATACCGACTTTCACAGTGGAAGAGAAAAAACTTATGAAGGGATCCTTCGATTTCATTGGGGTCAATTACTATACTGCAAGATTTGGTCGCTACCTACCAAGAAAACCTGGTGCACCAATCGCCTACAGCAGTGATACTTTTGCTAGAGCTGTGACTGAAA ATAAAGATCGAGTCCTAATTGGCCCTAAA GCTCAAGGAATCGACTTTATATACTCTTATCCACAAGGATTACAGAAACTTTTGGAGTTCATGAACCAAAACTACCAGTGCCCAACAGTTTATATTACGGAGAATGGAATTACCGAAGCCAAGCTTGATAAATCATTGAAGGATCCACATAGAATCCAATATATTCTTGAGCATCTGTACCGGATCAAGATGGCAATGAA GAATGGTGTGAATGTGAAGGGATACTTTCATTGGTCCCTACTCGATAATTTTGAGTTTCGGCAAGGGTTTGTTCCAAAATTCGGTCTTTACTATGTGGACCGTAACAACAACCTTACTCGAATTCCCAAAGAGTCGGCAAAGTGGCTCCCAAAATTCCTGAATGATAATGCCTAG
- the LOC126631046 gene encoding beta-glucosidase 12-like isoform X1, producing MGSRTNVFTTLVILCVIASFPAESSTVDVTRSDFPADFVFGVTTDAPQYEGATDVARKGPSVWDNYIEKFPERIQDHSNLSIATDSYRRYKEDVVAMKNLGVDANRFSIAWTRILPNGSLNGRINQEGLDHYNNVIDELLKNGIQPFVTLLHFDPPQALTDKYGGVLSRSFVADFKDYCELCFKTYGDRVKNWITINEPLIMAKLGYDLGVGPPARCSVPVKEHAPACTGGNSGTEPYTVSHNLLLAHATVVNLYRDKFLGDQGGQIGISLVGQYDEPFSNSVEDKAAAKRLMDFEIGWYMEPLVYGDYPKIMRLLAKRRIPTFTVEEKKLMKGSFDFIGVNYYTARFGRYLPRKPGAPIAYSSDTFARAVTENKDRVLIGPKAQGIDFIYSYPQGLQKLLEFMNQNYQCPTVYITENGITEAKLDKSLKDPHRIQYILEHLYRIKMAMKNGVNVKGYFHWSLLDNFEFRQGFVPKFGLYYVDRNNNLTRIPKESAKWLPKFLNDNA from the exons ATGGGATCCCGAACAAACGTGTTTACCACTTTAGTAATATTATGTGTCATTGCCTCTTTCCCAGCTGAATCGTCCACCGTTGATGTTACCAGGTCCGACTTTCCAGccgattttgtttttggagtCACGACTGATGCTCcgcag TACGAAGGAGCAACAGATGTCGCACGTAAAGGACCAAGTGTGTGGGATAACTACATTGAGAAGTTTCCAG aGAGGATTCAGGACCACTCCAATCTGTCTATTGCCACCGATTCGTATAGGCGATACAAG GAAGATGTGGTGGCTATGAAGAACCTTGGAGTCGATGCCAACAGATTTTCTATTGCCTGGACCAGGATTCTTCCTA ACGGAAGCTTGAATGGTAGAATAAATCAAGAGGGCCTTGATCACTACAACAATGTGATCGATGAATTACTGAAGAATG GCATCCAACCCTTTGTGACCCTCTTGCACTTTGACCCACCACAAGCCTTGACGGACAAGTACGGAGGAGTCCTGAGCCGCTCTTTTGT GGCTGATTTCAAGGACTACTGCGAGCTATGCTTTAAAACCTATGGCGATAGGGTAAAAAATTGGATCACAATCAACGAGCCACTGATTATGGCCAAGCTGGGTTATGACCTTGGAGTTGGTCCACCAGCCAGGTGCTCGGTTCCTGTGAAAGAACATGCTCCTGCATGTACAGGCGGAAATTCCGGCACTGAGCCATACACTGTGAGCCATAACCTTCTCCTTGCCCATGCTACCGTTGTCAACCTCTACAGAGATAAGTTTCTC GGAGATCAAGGTGGTCAAATCGGAATCAGTCTGGTTGGGCAGTATGATGAGCCATTTTCTAATTCAGTAGAAGACAAGGCAGCGGCAAAGAGACTAATGGACTTTGAAATTGGGTG GTATATGGAACCGTTAGTATATGGAGACTACCCGAAAATTATGAGACTCTTAGCCAAGCGAAGGATACCGACTTTCACAGTGGAAGAGAAAAAACTTATGAAGGGATCCTTCGATTTCATTGGGGTCAATTACTATACTGCAAGATTTGGTCGCTACCTACCAAGAAAACCTGGTGCACCAATCGCCTACAGCAGTGATACTTTTGCTAGAGCTGTGACTGAAA ATAAAGATCGAGTCCTAATTGGCCCTAAA GCTCAAGGAATCGACTTTATATACTCTTATCCACAAGGATTACAGAAACTTTTGGAGTTCATGAACCAAAACTACCAGTGCCCAACAGTTTATATTACGGAGAATGGAATTACCGAAGCCAAGCTTGATAAATCATTGAAGGATCCACATAGAATCCAATATATTCTTGAGCATCTGTACCGGATCAAGATGGCAATGAA GAATGGTGTGAATGTGAAGGGATACTTTCATTGGTCCCTACTCGATAATTTTGAGTTTCGGCAAGGGTTTGTTCCAAAATTCGGTCTTTACTATGTGGACCGTAACAACAACCTTACTCGAATTCCCAAAGAGTCGGCAAAGTGGCTCCCAAAATTCCTGAATGATAATGCCTAG